A region of Clostridium acetobutylicum ATCC 824 DNA encodes the following proteins:
- a CDS encoding MDR family MFS transporter: MKTKNYFDLKKVLPAVLTIAVGMLLVMMDTTIMNVALPHIQSTFNTNLATSQWAITAYTLAMAAVIPYSGWLADRFSAKKIFGIAILFFTIASLLVSISTNIEQVIFYRILQGLSGGIVGPIGIAISFKIIPIEKRGSMMGLLGLPMLLAPTIGPALSGFLIKYYNWHTIFLINIPIGLLSLILVFLFLPNFKSKHNTKIDLRGAFLSPLAFPLLIYGVHVGSDKGWQSPISIISIALGFLMLLTFIFLETKTQTPLLEVKVFKISEFRKGIILMWLNQIAVFGSMLLIPLYLQNIRNYSSLEAGLMMVPQAIASFIGMTVGGRLFDKYGTKSAAIPGFLLTGFSLILLAQITNTTALAYLIICIILLGLGQGLVNMQVNNHALQSVPLNLINRVTPMTNELLQVINSLSIAFITAFLSNQIKTAFRKHSLAVSGNIAFHNTFILLTIFIAIGLGLTFFLKNKKSKEAS; the protein is encoded by the coding sequence ATGAAAACAAAAAATTATTTTGATTTAAAAAAAGTTTTACCTGCGGTTTTAACCATTGCAGTTGGTATGTTGCTTGTCATGATGGATACAACAATTATGAATGTAGCTTTACCTCATATTCAATCAACTTTCAATACTAATCTCGCTACCTCTCAGTGGGCAATAACAGCCTATACTTTAGCAATGGCCGCTGTAATTCCTTATTCAGGTTGGCTAGCTGATCGTTTTTCTGCTAAAAAAATATTTGGTATTGCTATCTTATTTTTTACTATAGCATCACTTTTAGTATCAATTTCAACAAACATTGAACAAGTAATTTTTTATAGAATTTTACAAGGTTTATCAGGCGGAATAGTAGGTCCTATTGGTATAGCAATATCCTTTAAAATTATTCCTATTGAAAAACGCGGAAGTATGATGGGGCTTTTAGGATTACCCATGCTCCTAGCTCCAACCATTGGACCTGCATTATCTGGATTCTTAATCAAATATTATAATTGGCATACAATCTTTTTAATTAATATTCCAATTGGACTTTTATCTTTAATACTTGTTTTCTTGTTTTTACCTAACTTTAAAAGCAAACACAATACCAAAATTGATTTAAGAGGTGCATTTTTGTCCCCGTTAGCTTTTCCACTGCTAATCTACGGGGTTCACGTTGGTTCTGATAAGGGCTGGCAATCTCCTATATCTATTATATCTATAGCCTTAGGTTTTCTCATGTTGCTTACTTTTATATTTCTAGAAACCAAAACCCAAACTCCATTGCTTGAAGTTAAAGTTTTTAAAATATCCGAATTTCGTAAAGGCATTATCCTTATGTGGCTTAACCAAATTGCAGTTTTTGGATCAATGTTACTAATTCCTTTATATTTACAGAATATACGTAACTATTCTTCGCTTGAAGCTGGCTTAATGATGGTTCCTCAAGCAATCGCAAGTTTTATTGGTATGACAGTTGGCGGGAGATTATTTGACAAGTACGGTACAAAGTCCGCAGCTATTCCAGGCTTTCTACTAACGGGCTTTAGTTTAATATTATTAGCTCAAATTACAAACACTACTGCACTAGCCTATTTGATAATCTGCATTATTCTTTTAGGCTTAGGACAAGGGCTAGTAAATATGCAAGTTAATAATCACGCTCTGCAATCTGTACCCTTAAATTTAATCAACCGAGTTACCCCAATGACAAATGAATTACTACAAGTTATTAATTCACTTTCAATTGCCTTCATCACAGCATTTTTATCTAACCAAATTAAAACAGCTTTTAGAAAACATTCTTTAGCCGTATCAGGGAATATTGCTTTTCATAACACCTTTATACTGTTAACAATATTTATAGCTATCGGTTTAGGTTTAACTTTCTTCTTAAAAAACAAAAAATCCAAAGAAGCTAGTTAG
- a CDS encoding MerR family transcriptional regulator has protein sequence MKINEVAKLTGITIRTLHYYDEIGLLKPSEITGAGYRLYDENSLSKLQQILFFRELEFPLNEIKEIMRSSQYDTAEALKRQKELLIKKRERIDKLITLVENTIKGEGKMSFEEFDMTEIEESKKKYAKEVKERFGGSDAYIESEKKTSNYGREEWQKINDECKNILKAFADNRDKAPESKEVQELVKEWQLFITESFYNCTNDILRGLGYMYVEDERFKKNIDSNGEGTAEFISKAIKIYCEK, from the coding sequence TTGAAGATTAATGAAGTTGCAAAGTTGACTGGCATTACCATAAGAACGCTGCATTATTACGATGAAATAGGATTGCTTAAACCTAGTGAAATTACAGGAGCAGGATATCGTTTATACGATGAAAATAGCCTTTCTAAATTACAGCAAATATTATTTTTTAGAGAACTGGAATTTCCTCTTAATGAAATTAAAGAAATAATGAGAAGTTCTCAATATGACACAGCAGAAGCATTAAAAAGGCAAAAAGAATTACTTATTAAAAAGCGCGAGCGAATTGATAAGCTTATAACTCTTGTAGAAAATACAATAAAAGGAGAAGGTAAAATGAGTTTTGAAGAATTTGATATGACCGAAATTGAAGAGTCTAAAAAGAAGTATGCAAAAGAAGTTAAGGAGCGTTTTGGAGGTTCTGACGCTTATATCGAAAGTGAGAAGAAAACCAGTAATTACGGTAGAGAGGAGTGGCAAAAAATAAACGATGAATGTAAGAATATATTAAAGGCTTTTGCTGATAATAGGGATAAAGCGCCTGAAAGTAAAGAGGTTCAGGAACTTGTTAAAGAGTGGCAGTTATTTATTACAGAGAGCTTTTATAATTGTACAAATGATATTCTAAGGGGTCTAGGTTATATGTATGTTGAAGATGAGCGTTTTAAGAAAAACATTGACAGTAATGGTGAAGGGACAGCAGAATTCATTTCAAAAGCAATTAAAATTTACTGTGAGAAATAA
- a CDS encoding cellulase family glycosylhydrolase, with the protein MRNKKRITSLVTGLAMLFTCAVGNTSLKVHADAQSIYTTKGETTKIYASAFTQNTDDWTWMSMGDTASLVYQDVTNFNAVDANSAFAKSNSTANFGINISDGNLAEGDSSTLKFHVGTVTVKANGYDDLVINLDKDYSEAYTATKSSWGLTGNTTQILLNDYLPKDTSAKATYLQKITSVKADITLSDYQYTKATPAPATGGQSIYTTKGQLTKIYASAFTQNTDDWTWMDIGDTATLVYQDVTNLKGVDSTKNAFAKSNSTANFGINISDGNLAEGDSSTLKFHVGTVTVKADGYDDLVINLDKDYSEAYTATKSSWGLTGNTTQVLLNDYLPKDATEKANYLHKITGVTADITLSDYQYTKAAPPTPEFPSDYHYPTTMRGLSSMDLVKDMKVGWDLGNSLESAGGETGWGNPATTRKMIDQMKKAGFNTVRIPVRWDEHYTDSNYTIDPAYMSRVETVVNYALANGMYAIINIHHNKIQGEMNAENKDSVINEGSAIWKQVGDHFKDYGDQLIFETINEPRTGDDWTGNSSYYNVVNEYNAKTLSVIRATGGNNGKRLVMMPTYCASADYAKVAAMVVPNDPNVAVSIHAYIPYNFAMNTDTTKGSYSTFGDADKACIDKTFRLLDKTFIKKGIPVVVGEFAATDKNNLQDRVNFAKYYLQVASSYGIPCCWWDNNAFSPNSTDSMGIFNRKTLQFVYPEIVQAMLDGWNNPKDNSNYDENSLFSGTATSKNWGQAVSFNYGLDFVDDDFSNNLAIAVEYTSDKTPQLILQGNLTGTNWVTVNPAITKSSGTQSIAYYTLKDIVSAYKNALANYDTYGQVLPGIQTIYIGDQGTNLTVTKVYKVYAQKLEQKVSAATINEANVYFDSVTKNASSLSVTLPTDLQKIVDNGLSTCTVSYKSSDDKIAQVSQDGKITATGVGTATITTTVTVGNSTKTLTTTVEVNKDSSAALLGDVDGNGVVDSLDITLIRSYLAGKAVTINKTSADMNNDGRVSGADLMALMKKIAKGA; encoded by the coding sequence ATGAGGAACAAAAAACGAATAACATCGTTAGTAACTGGTTTAGCTATGTTATTCACTTGTGCTGTTGGAAATACTTCTCTTAAAGTACATGCCGACGCACAATCTATTTACACAACGAAAGGCGAAACGACAAAGATTTATGCCAGTGCTTTTACACAAAATACTGATGACTGGACTTGGATGAGTATGGGGGATACTGCTAGTCTAGTGTATCAGGATGTGACAAATTTCAATGCGGTAGATGCTAATAGTGCATTTGCAAAGTCAAATTCTACTGCCAACTTTGGTATAAACATTTCGGACGGAAACCTTGCAGAGGGGGATTCAAGTACATTAAAATTTCATGTTGGTACGGTCACAGTTAAAGCAAATGGCTATGATGATCTTGTAATTAATTTAGATAAAGATTATTCAGAAGCGTATACTGCAACAAAATCTTCCTGGGGGCTTACAGGAAATACTACTCAAATTTTACTAAATGATTATTTGCCAAAAGACACTTCAGCAAAAGCAACTTATCTTCAAAAGATTACAAGTGTTAAAGCTGATATCACTTTATCGGATTACCAATATACTAAAGCAACACCAGCACCAGCAACAGGAGGACAATCAATATATACAACAAAAGGGCAATTAACAAAAATTTATGCTAGTGCCTTTACACAAAACACTGATGATTGGACATGGATGGATATAGGGGATACGGCTACTTTAGTATATCAAGATGTAACAAATCTAAAAGGTGTTGATTCTACTAAGAATGCATTTGCAAAGTCAAATTCTACTGCCAACTTTGGTATAAACATTTCGGACGGAAACCTTGCAGAGGGGGATTCAAGTACATTAAAATTCCATGTTGGTACGGTTACAGTTAAAGCAGATGGTTATGATGATCTTGTAATTAACTTAGATAAGGATTATTCAGAAGCGTATACTGCAACAAAATCTTCTTGGGGACTTACAGGAAATACTACTCAAGTTTTGTTAAACGACTATTTACCAAAGGATGCAACAGAGAAAGCCAATTATTTGCACAAGATTACAGGTGTTACAGCTGATATTACTTTATCAGATTATCAGTATACTAAAGCTGCACCACCAACACCAGAATTTCCATCAGATTATCATTACCCAACAACAATGAGAGGTCTTTCTTCTATGGATTTAGTAAAAGATATGAAGGTTGGTTGGGATTTAGGAAATAGTTTAGAATCTGCCGGTGGAGAAACTGGCTGGGGAAATCCAGCAACAACAAGGAAAATGATTGATCAGATGAAGAAAGCTGGATTTAATACAGTTCGTATTCCTGTAAGATGGGATGAGCACTATACTGATTCTAACTATACTATTGATCCAGCTTATATGTCACGTGTTGAAACAGTTGTAAATTATGCGCTTGCTAATGGTATGTATGCAATTATAAATATTCACCACAATAAAATACAAGGTGAAATGAATGCAGAAAACAAGGACAGCGTTATTAATGAAGGAAGCGCTATATGGAAACAGGTTGGAGATCACTTTAAAGATTATGGCGACCAATTAATTTTTGAAACAATAAATGAGCCAAGAACGGGCGACGATTGGACAGGTAATTCATCATATTATAATGTTGTAAATGAATATAATGCAAAGACATTATCAGTAATACGTGCAACTGGTGGAAATAACGGAAAGAGACTTGTAATGATGCCTACTTACTGTGCATCAGCTGATTATGCTAAGGTTGCAGCTATGGTAGTGCCAAATGATCCTAATGTTGCAGTATCTATTCATGCATATATACCATATAACTTTGCTATGAATACAGATACAACTAAAGGATCCTATTCTACCTTTGGTGATGCTGATAAAGCATGTATTGATAAAACTTTTAGATTGTTAGATAAGACCTTCATAAAAAAGGGAATTCCAGTTGTTGTAGGTGAGTTTGCAGCTACAGATAAAAATAATTTACAAGATAGAGTTAATTTTGCAAAATATTATTTACAGGTAGCAAGTAGTTACGGAATACCATGCTGTTGGTGGGATAATAATGCTTTTTCTCCTAACTCAACTGATTCAATGGGTATTTTTAATAGAAAAACTCTTCAGTTCGTATATCCAGAAATAGTACAAGCAATGCTAGATGGTTGGAATAATCCGAAAGATAATTCTAATTATGATGAAAATTCATTGTTTAGTGGTACAGCAACATCTAAAAATTGGGGACAAGCAGTTTCATTTAACTATGGCTTAGATTTTGTTGACGATGATTTCTCAAACAACTTAGCAATAGCTGTAGAGTACACAAGTGATAAAACACCTCAATTAATTTTACAAGGGAACTTAACTGGTACAAACTGGGTAACAGTAAATCCAGCAATAACTAAATCAAGCGGAACTCAAAGTATAGCGTATTATACTCTTAAAGATATAGTAAGTGCATATAAAAATGCTCTTGCAAATTACGATACTTATGGTCAAGTTTTACCAGGAATCCAGACTATTTATATCGGAGACCAAGGGACTAACCTAACAGTAACAAAAGTTTACAAAGTATATGCACAGAAGTTAGAACAAAAGGTAAGTGCTGCAACTATTAATGAAGCAAACGTATATTTTGATAGTGTGACAAAAAATGCGTCTTCTCTTTCGGTAACATTACCTACAGACTTACAGAAGATAGTAGATAATGGACTTTCAACGTGTACAGTTAGCTATAAGAGTAGTGATGATAAAATTGCACAGGTGTCTCAAGATGGAAAAATAACTGCAACTGGAGTTGGCACAGCAACAATTACGACAACAGTAACAGTAGGGAATTCTACAAAAACACTTACAACAACCGTAGAGGTTAATAAAGATTCAAGTGCAGCTCTTTTAGGTGATGTAGATGGTAATGGAGTCGTTGATTCTCTTGATATTACATTAATTAGAAGCTATCTTGCTGGAAAAGCTGTAACAATAAACAAGACTAGTGCAGATATGAATAATGACGGAAGAGTTAGCGGAGCTGATCTTATGGCGTTAATGAAGAAAATAGCAAAGGGAGCTTAA
- a CDS encoding helix-turn-helix domain-containing protein translates to MGISEIIRSHRKKENLTQEQVANYLNISTPAVNKWENGITYPDITLLAPLARILKIDVNTLLAFNEELTEKEVNKLGRSVGEIVEKEGYQKAFEKGSDLIKQYSSCDELILRISSILRLFLVTAKVEKKDIYEDKIIAWAEIVAASRNEKTADMAKIFLSAVYRDKKEYKKAKEILDKVPDMELGSDKKIQQLLLLESSGEFDKAYGACEEVLLYNAQESLGAMVLIIRMLLKENKFSEAEEYTQRAKKLVEVFDLGEYSKYTLELSLIKEKRDEEKAVELIRNMIDNADSMNNFMRSKLYKHRKIEVTNSLDKDRYKKIVRMSIIKDKALDFVKDDPRVKSLLK, encoded by the coding sequence ATGGGAATAAGTGAGATTATTAGAAGTCATAGAAAAAAGGAAAATCTTACTCAAGAGCAGGTTGCCAATTATTTAAATATAAGTACACCAGCAGTGAACAAATGGGAGAATGGAATAACATATCCAGATATAACACTGCTAGCACCTCTTGCACGTATTTTAAAAATAGATGTTAATACTTTGCTGGCATTCAATGAGGAATTAACAGAAAAGGAAGTAAATAAACTAGGAAGAAGCGTTGGTGAGATAGTAGAAAAAGAAGGATATCAAAAGGCTTTTGAAAAAGGCAGTGATTTAATAAAGCAATATTCGAGCTGCGATGAGCTGATATTGAGAATATCATCAATATTAAGGCTGTTTTTAGTTACAGCTAAGGTTGAGAAAAAAGATATATACGAGGACAAAATTATTGCTTGGGCTGAAATTGTGGCAGCAAGTAGAAATGAAAAGACAGCAGATATGGCTAAAATATTTTTATCGGCAGTATACCGAGATAAAAAAGAATATAAAAAAGCAAAGGAAATACTAGATAAAGTTCCTGATATGGAACTAGGGAGTGATAAAAAAATTCAGCAGTTACTTCTACTTGAAAGCAGTGGTGAATTCGATAAAGCCTATGGTGCTTGTGAAGAAGTACTGCTGTACAATGCTCAGGAATCATTGGGAGCGATGGTTTTAATAATAAGAATGTTATTAAAAGAAAATAAATTTAGTGAAGCGGAAGAATATACACAAAGAGCTAAGAAGCTGGTTGAGGTGTTTGATTTGGGGGAATACAGCAAATATACATTAGAATTATCTTTAATAAAGGAAAAAAGGGATGAAGAAAAAGCTGTAGAGCTTATCAGAAATATGATAGATAATGCAGACAGCATGAATAATTTTATGAGATCAAAACTATATAAACATAGAAAAATAGAAGTGACTAATAGTTTGGATAAAGATAGGTATAAAAAAATTGTAAGAATGTCAATCATAAAAGATAAAGCTCTAGATTTTGTGAAAGATGATCCTAGGGTAAAGTCGCTTTTAAAATAG
- the guaC gene encoding GMP reductase, with protein sequence MESVFDYEDIQLIPAKCIVRSRSECDTSVILGEHSFRLPVVPANMQTIIDENIALFLAQNGYFYIMHRFEPEKRLSFIKNMKSKGLFASISVGVKREEYDFIKQLAQENLSPEYITIDIAHGHSNTVIEMIQHIKKYLPKSFVIAGNVGTPEAVRELEHAGADATKVGIGPGKVCITKIKTGFGTGGWQLAALRWCSKAASKPIIADGGIRTPGDIAKSIRFGATMVMIGSLFAGHEESPGETIEKDGKLYKEYFGSASEFQKGEKRNVEGKKMFVEYKGPLKDTLIEMEQDLQSSISYAGGKSLDAIRTVDYVIVKNSIFNGDRIY encoded by the coding sequence ATGGAAAGTGTATTTGATTACGAAGATATTCAACTGATTCCCGCAAAATGCATTGTACGTAGTCGATCAGAATGCGATACAAGTGTAATATTGGGAGAGCATAGCTTTAGACTGCCTGTTGTACCTGCAAATATGCAAACTATTATAGATGAAAATATAGCACTCTTTCTTGCACAAAACGGCTACTTCTACATTATGCATCGTTTTGAACCAGAGAAACGTTTATCCTTCATAAAGAACATGAAATCAAAAGGGCTCTTTGCATCTATTAGCGTAGGCGTTAAAAGGGAAGAGTATGATTTTATAAAACAATTGGCACAGGAAAATCTTTCCCCAGAATATATCACTATTGATATCGCGCACGGCCATTCCAACACAGTAATAGAAATGATACAGCACATAAAAAAATATTTACCTAAAAGCTTTGTCATCGCAGGAAATGTTGGAACTCCAGAAGCCGTAAGGGAACTTGAGCATGCTGGTGCTGATGCTACAAAAGTTGGTATTGGACCGGGAAAGGTGTGTATAACTAAAATAAAAACCGGTTTTGGAACTGGCGGTTGGCAATTAGCTGCATTACGTTGGTGTTCAAAGGCTGCAAGTAAACCTATTATTGCCGATGGAGGTATTCGAACTCCTGGAGATATAGCTAAATCAATTAGATTCGGAGCCACCATGGTTATGATTGGTTCGTTATTTGCAGGACACGAAGAGTCTCCAGGAGAAACAATTGAAAAGGACGGAAAGCTGTACAAGGAATATTTTGGTTCAGCCTCAGAATTTCAAAAAGGAGAGAAAAGAAATGTAGAAGGCAAAAAAATGTTTGTTGAATACAAAGGTCCACTAAAAGATACTTTGATAGAAATGGAGCAGGATCTTCAATCTTCTATTTCCTATGCCGGTGGAAAAAGTTTAGACGCAATTCGTACTGTAGATTACGTAATTGTAAAAAATTCAATCTTTAATGGTGACAGAATTTACTAA
- a CDS encoding TetR/AcrR family transcriptional regulator, which translates to MNEPITKNKIINTSWELLRQEGISGFSMRKLAKGVQLTVSSLYYHFESKEALFSEMINQASGRIAYPIDEKEWDMRLKKYAENILSILNEYDQLAQLLMMYPPMSSNYCKLLDNLLKIVEGLSLSEESKLYAINSYLNYILTFKLDSDNFSHNAQVNSDGFSESNTPYLYKFKRDGLFSKLGSHEMFQFGINIFIGGIKALEKNL; encoded by the coding sequence ATGAACGAACCAATAACTAAAAACAAAATTATTAACACATCTTGGGAACTGCTTAGACAAGAAGGTATCTCAGGTTTCTCAATGAGAAAATTAGCTAAAGGTGTTCAATTGACTGTATCTTCTTTGTATTATCATTTTGAAAGCAAAGAAGCTTTATTTAGTGAAATGATAAATCAAGCTAGTGGAAGAATTGCTTATCCTATAGATGAAAAAGAGTGGGATATGCGTCTAAAGAAATACGCAGAAAATATTTTAAGTATTTTAAATGAGTATGACCAGTTAGCCCAACTATTGATGATGTATCCACCTATGAGCTCTAATTACTGCAAGCTATTAGATAACTTATTAAAAATCGTAGAGGGGCTAAGCTTAAGTGAAGAAAGTAAATTGTATGCCATTAACAGCTACCTAAATTATATCCTTACTTTTAAACTAGATAGTGATAACTTTTCTCATAACGCACAAGTAAACTCAGATGGTTTTTCTGAAAGTAACACACCCTATTTATATAAATTCAAAAGAGATGGTCTTTTTAGCAAACTTGGGAGCCATGAGATGTTCCAATTTGGAATAAATATTTTCATTGGTGGAATTAAGGCATTAGAAAAAAATCTTTAA
- a CDS encoding VOC family protein — MEKIIPHLWYDKEAKEAAEFYISLFENSKLLNTAVLDNTPSGDAETVNFILAGLPFAAISAGPFFKFNPSISLSVACSSRPEVKRLWNAFSEGGTVLMPLDNYPFSALYGWVQDRYGLSWQLILHDFAPITQKITPSLLFSGSVTGKAEEAMEFYTSIFENSEITFINRYAEGEAKAKNAKINFASFKLNNTNFSASDNGFDTNYCFNEAFSLIINCKNQSEIDYYSEKLSHVPEAEQCGWVKDKYGISWQIIPRSMNEILSSGTKEEIKRVTDAFLKMKKFDIDALEKAKRGY, encoded by the coding sequence GTGGAAAAGATTATACCTCATTTATGGTATGACAAAGAAGCTAAAGAAGCTGCTGAATTTTACATAAGTTTATTTGAAAATTCAAAGCTTTTAAACACTGCAGTTTTAGATAATACTCCTTCAGGTGATGCTGAAACGGTTAATTTTATTCTGGCTGGCTTACCTTTTGCAGCCATAAGTGCAGGTCCATTTTTTAAGTTTAATCCCTCTATCTCTTTATCAGTAGCTTGTAGTTCTAGACCTGAAGTCAAAAGACTTTGGAACGCTTTTTCAGAAGGTGGCACCGTATTAATGCCCTTAGACAACTATCCTTTCAGCGCTTTATATGGCTGGGTTCAAGACCGCTATGGACTATCCTGGCAGCTAATTTTACATGACTTTGCTCCAATAACTCAAAAAATAACACCAAGCTTATTATTCTCCGGTAGTGTTACAGGAAAAGCTGAAGAAGCTATGGAATTTTATACGAGTATATTCGAGAACTCAGAAATAACCTTTATTAATAGATATGCTGAAGGTGAAGCAAAAGCTAAAAATGCAAAAATTAACTTTGCCTCCTTTAAACTTAACAATACAAATTTTTCTGCTAGTGATAATGGATTTGATACAAACTACTGTTTTAATGAAGCCTTTTCTTTAATAATCAATTGCAAAAACCAAAGCGAAATAGACTACTACTCAGAAAAACTTTCCCATGTTCCAGAAGCCGAGCAATGCGGTTGGGTTAAGGATAAATACGGCATCTCCTGGCAAATCATCCCACGCAGTATGAATGAAATACTATCCAGCGGTACTAAGGAGGAAATTAAAAGAGTCACAGATGCTTTTTTAAAAATGAAAAAGTTTGATATAGATGCTTTAGAGAAAGCAAAACGTGGCTATTAA
- a CDS encoding GIY-YIG nuclease family protein, with protein MEIKEKIRKLPSAPGVYLMKDSLNTIIYVGKSKNLRSRVQSYFVNSKSHSSKVLKLVKNLKDFDYIVTDTEFEALLLECKLIKRIKPIYNRQMKSPKGYCYIKIKLDEKYPSVEIKSNDERVGESLYFGPYTSKSTVEKALYGIKEHMKILCTNSSKKASGCLKYSTGLCLGMCTANPSFEYYSSLIEKIIELLSGKDITIVGEMEKKMNIASNNFDFENAAKYRDFIKSINYLTSTAKIINFIEENKNIVLVELLNNEEIKCFLLRYNKLLFCEKYKLSDFSVKEIKHKIKLKIMLHLCGDLNNIVNVGKNEIDEVHIIYNYLKSKESTCRYIAIKEQWINDSDSLRIGGAVDEVIYSITNNEDNFNFKRDL; from the coding sequence TTGGAGATAAAAGAAAAAATAAGAAAACTGCCTTCTGCACCAGGGGTGTATTTAATGAAAGATTCATTGAATACCATCATATATGTAGGAAAATCTAAGAACTTAAGGAGTAGAGTTCAATCGTACTTTGTAAATTCTAAATCACATTCTTCAAAGGTATTGAAACTAGTTAAAAATCTTAAGGATTTTGATTATATAGTAACAGACACGGAATTTGAGGCCTTACTTCTTGAATGTAAATTGATTAAAAGGATAAAACCAATATATAATAGGCAAATGAAAAGTCCTAAAGGTTATTGCTATATCAAAATAAAGCTGGATGAGAAATATCCAAGCGTTGAAATTAAAAGTAATGATGAAAGAGTTGGTGAAAGTTTATACTTTGGTCCATATACTAGTAAAAGTACTGTGGAAAAGGCTTTATATGGTATAAAGGAACACATGAAAATTTTGTGCACTAATAGTTCAAAAAAGGCTTCAGGTTGTTTGAAGTATTCTACGGGGTTATGCCTTGGTATGTGTACAGCGAATCCTTCTTTTGAGTACTATTCTAGCTTAATAGAAAAAATAATTGAGCTGCTTAGTGGAAAGGATATTACTATTGTAGGGGAAATGGAAAAGAAAATGAATATTGCCTCTAACAATTTTGATTTTGAAAATGCAGCTAAATACAGAGACTTTATAAAGTCAATAAATTATTTAACTAGCACTGCAAAGATTATTAATTTCATAGAGGAAAATAAGAATATAGTTCTTGTAGAGCTTTTAAACAATGAGGAAATTAAGTGCTTTTTATTAAGATATAACAAACTGCTCTTTTGTGAAAAGTACAAACTTAGCGATTTTAGCGTTAAGGAAATAAAGCATAAAATTAAGCTTAAAATTATGCTGCATTTATGTGGCGATTTGAATAATATAGTTAATGTAGGTAAGAATGAAATAGATGAGGTTCATATAATATATAATTATTTAAAAAGCAAAGAAAGCACTTGTAGGTACATAGCTATTAAGGAACAATGGATTAATGATAGTGATAGCTTAAGGATTGGTGGAGCCGTTGATGAAGTTATTTATAGTATAACGAATAATGAAGATAACTTTAATTTTAAAAGAGATCTTTGA